The sequence GAGAATTCAACTTGTACTCACTTCCTTCATTGCCATAAACAGATTCattatcagaaaaaaaaatatcttcatcatcatccatgGCTCAGAACCTGAAgcaataattaaataaaaatgagCTATGACATGCTTAATAGTGATACAAAAAGTTTATATGaacatatgaaaaagaaaaactaatcatcatcatccatataatatatgaacatattacatattacaaattaaacaaaaattgctgatcatttcaattgaaattgcATTTCAAATAGTgtgcatttttagaattatgTATATGCAATTTCAAAGGGTGGACTCTGCTTTATAGTTTTCCAAAAATTTAATGTAATGTCTACTGCAACAGAAGTGCACCTGATATAGTAACTAGGACAAATGATTTAGAAACCTCACATTTCCTATAAACACTAAAATCACTGTGTTAATGAAGGCACAAACAGTTTCAGAGTGCATAGCATGATCGTTGCCTACTCATACTCAGACTACAAAATATTCAACCATCAGTTCATAGAATCAGGCAAAGAGCCTTATTTGGAGCAAATAAGTAGGACAAATGCTCGAAAATCATGGAGCTACTGcaaacaaacaaagaaaaagaaaagaaattctAGATTTTCTGGCGAGTGGCTGCACAACAATGTATGCAGGTTATGTAATTATGTGAATTTGAACATAATCTGACTATATATTCACATAATAGCTTCAGCATAAAGTGAGAAGAGAACCATTCTTACTAGCACAGAGGAAGGAGAAACTAACTACAACTATGCGCCTACAGAAGTCACGAATACTAGCACCACCTCAACTAATTAAATAGGCAAAAGAACCACATAGCAGTTCCACAACCCACGTCCCACTACATTGAAATCACATTCCACTAAACTGAAACCACCCATAACTACAATCCATTACCACTGATAATAACCGAATTCAGTGCATAAAATCTATTATTCAGAAAGCAAAATGCCTAATCATTCAATCTTAATTTGCAGAAGAAAATGGGGAACAGAATCATAGGAACCCTAAATAACTAAATTGCAGTAAAATTAgatcaatttacaacaaaattggATTGAATGAACAAGCAAAAATACTTGCAAAATGACGTATAGCTAATTTATAATAGAGAATCACAACCACAAACAACAAATTATTCGAGACATGAAGCATTAGGGGGATCAAAAGCAAACAAAACACAAAGCAAAAATGAAGAGGAGATGATCTAGCGCATAGGAGAGGGAGCAGTAGACCTAGCACGAGAAGAGCACAAGCACGTTACCAGTGAAGAACACTGCTAAGGGGCTCCGTCGCTTGCAAATCGCAGACTCTACGACTCAAAAGGGGGAAAATCGCAACCAAACAGAGTGTAACCAAAAACTGGCGAGCATCCTATCGCACGGGAGACGGAGAAGGAACAAATGAAGCAGCTCACCAGCGAAGaagttgtcacacccggttttaatggtcaaaaccagatgcggcttatgtgtgcccaagatgttcaacacacataaggacgtcacaggtgaagtaacaaaagtaatacttttattaaataaacgttaaactcttacagcaattgacatatattgtcttctatttattaaataaacgttaaactcttacagcaattgacatatattatcttctatgaagatatctgcagcggaacagaagcactagtgcccaacaacaccgcaggcaaccgaccgggagacacgcgcctaaaACGTCACaatctcgtcttgatagtcttcaacatcttcattcactaaGCAGCAggatacatgtcgcatggtataggaaaaaaaatagcaagtgtgagcacatgaagcgctcagcaagtgtgggaaagtaatgatatgcaggcttatatcaagaataggctatcacatggtatatttgcgtaaatgcgagtaatgaaaagatatttggactcaaaagcattaaacaattattaagtgaacgTAACCCACACAGTCCAACACGCAACATACAAGGCTTCCCACCTTGCATatcataaccgtctagtactccctgtaccagaaccaaaaccgtAACcataactatctagtactccctgtaccagaaccataaccacaaccaaagtctctcataaccgtgagcacggctgttataatagtttttacactctgcagaggttgtccagctttccccacaagtcgtgatttccatgttgccgtgttagctagacacttaacacacgccagtggtgtgtcgcccggaaagtcacttcaaagccgttacaaagtttcatccagtatgtgtatgcccgctaggtttcaccgcagtcaaagtggcatcacaccacccagaagcccccttttgcgccttgtagctccagaaagttttcacccttcccttccactacacatctcataccactaaccaaatggttctaacctttgccgtccccacacatccactgttccgtttggcacgcacaaaaactggaatccactaattaataggccaggcctgtcccataccaggtctcgtggttggtacgatatttcttgggttatcgctccacgaaccggtccttacttaggttacttgagcaaacactaacccaacaacataatcatgataaccatcaaaaccactttgctcaaggcctaaggttccatattgctagacaattaacaatttaaccatcattgttgtatatgttcattaatcaagattatgacacttcccagtatcccaaaagcatggctaagcaatctacccaccaaagatacctaaccataaactatctaggttccaagggatgataaggaaaaatctagggaaaaaccctaacataggtgactacccatcatattgacagacactgcattcaattttgtaaaacaaaatatttaaaaacataggttcaagatgatcaaggacacttgccttttttccaatgctgctcagtgttgtcgaaatctcggtcttgaagtccctcgaactgctccggaatcttatcgactaatcgtgagaactaccgacaaacaacataaaggaaaacactaagaacaacataccagacatcatcaaaatactttaaaaacactatggttggatagggatgattttagaaatgtttagatgcaagaatcgcctaaatcgaagttaagatgaaaagagaatagctttcgggagatggattagactgaaaaggaaatgctgatttttcggaactatcttcctatggaaaaggctttattgcacaatcactgtgtcaggcttgacaatattattgcgcCAGATTCAAAAGTGTAGGCTGGACTAGatttcactgactaggctaaggagaatgatgtgacgctgacttggcatgctatgcaaataccatcttggattaaagaagagatatgcTAAGGTATAGTATctaccacctatgatggattaaaaaggctgaaggttgcacttctaggtttaggatactattggtcactctatgtagcggtgatGGTTCGGGTTTTGTCGGAGATGGCAATcgagcatgtggccacaaacatcaataTCGGCTTttgtggtgttttagtgaaacgagaggagcatggcgtagaacgcggaaagactaactcagcggtatggttggttttggaaggggtcatccgaggtagtagcaaaacagcaatgactgcttctaggtttggtggtgaccgcgaacaaatgcaggaacgaagacgctcgcgttcccagagattggctatgaattttgaggaacaatttgaacaaggatgttcatataacccgggaacacaatgctatggtatgtgttttggtagatcatccactgagagaaagaacgatcagcatagataaaacgggtgatggctgtgacatgctgtggttggcaatggcgtcttggtcgtatcgctgcacaaacggggatgggctcctagggtaacgtagaagactccatgggacacgccgtgacgcggttggtgcatccatacggctttcggattaatgggggacgcgaatgcaaatccggtgcgcgcgcagaacgcgttcagaaaccggacagcaggtatgtcgacaTTGATTACGGTAGTTTCGCTGCACTAATGgccgaaccggttggtgagggcatggggaacatcatgggacatgtgctggtaaaagggcatggcaaacggtgcactagttcgccgggaacatcgatgccaattagCTACAGCACTGCTGTCTCgaggctgtccgcgacggcaacGACcttggcggcgtagatcgggctttggccggggctagggcttggctagggacttagtatgatgttaaaacagtagtaagggaggagaagatggggtcctcacattgctttgataGTCGTGGAAGGAGGAatcgcggagaagacgatgtagcgcatcacgggcggtggcggcggtggctccggcGACATTCGGACAGGGCAGtagcgacttctagggtttgatggCATGGAATAGaagtaggagagggcgtgcaactcatatatatatatatatagggctagggacggttggatgaggtagagtccaaaccgaacataaatcggattcgagttcgagtcggttacgattttctttttcgtagctctgtattccgaggatgatatctccatcgtccggactccaaattggacgtttcttgattctaaattgtagtactcgaaaagatctacaactttggtagtcattgaaacttctgaaaaaGTCATCTtgtcttgatttccaaaaatgcgccacaagataagcTGTTTGAACTCgaacttctctgcgcagcactgatttcgggagccataactcccagcttcattatccaaaagatgacttccataggttcaaatcgaagctctcgacgaaacctacaactttggtattgtcaagatttgcatttgaaaccgttttgaactccaaaacgtgatggaaagatgaggctatccaggactctgcgaaaattttacagatttcgtggatcctttgttgggccatctagaagacttgccTAAGGGTTTAGActttgagcaagattgagcccaaagacattttaggtatatctagggtttagaaagaaacttttgcaaagaaatttgaatagggtttgaatttgaattgagcttgaagtgaagttgagagaaactaaaagataaggttgaacaagaatatgagtagatgaggaatttgaatttggatttgggtgaaatttgaaaaagaagagaaattaactttaaacaaggatttgaatagatgatgaattcaaagattttgaatctaaccattaagatccttaacttattcactattgagttttgtaaaaacctttttaaaatctttttcattcaaaataccaaagagaaagaaaagaaaagaactataatacatttacctggctcctaggaaaactcaacatgcaatgcacataaaataataacatatattgattgattgattaagaaaattggttttgaacctattctactggtgaaactattcaataatcttgaaaaaatttaaaaagttgtaaattctgaaaatcagggtgttacagaagtcCCCCacggggctccgccgccgcaaAATCGCAATCTCGAGGCCTCCGCCGATCAAATCGTCGAGGCGTTTCTATCTCAATCTTGGTTGGGAGTTGGGCACGTGGTCCGAAGAGCaacagaaaaaagagaaaatttccGAATAACATATCGGATCCATGCAATAGCAACTAGTGGGTCTAATAAAAATTAGAACAAGTGGGCCTCGGTTTGGACAGACGCAGGAATCGGACAAGCCGTCCAGTGAGAGTGAGCAGATTTCAGTCGAGTGTTGAGTAGTAAATACGTATAACATACGGTGCACAGACATACGGATACAGCAACGTTGCACGCACTCAGACACGTCGCGGCGACTCGCCGGCCGGCAAAGCACAAGTCACACGTACGACGCGATCAAATCTTCACACTCCACCATCTCCAACCGCCGGACCAGCCGCACACTTCCACGTGTTAGCGACGGCTGCGAGCATCTGGTGAGCAGGTCCGCCCGGAACCGACGCCTTCTGCGCCTCCGCTCGCAGCTCGCGCGCCTTCTTCCGCGCCGCGGCGCCCTTCTCCCCCACCATCAGCTCCCTCGCCATCGCGGCCACCCCCTCCCGCGGCACCACTCCGTCCTCCCGCGCCCTCACCCGCAGAGCCAGCCCGACGTGCTCCGACGACAGCTTCACCGCGTTCATCCTCTGCTCGGCGAACAGCGGCCACGCCAGCAACGGCACGCCCGCGGCCACCGCCTCCAGGGCGGAGTTCCACCCGCAATGAGATAGGAACCCTCCCACGGCGCAGTGATCCAGGATCTCCACCTGCGGCGCCCACTGCGGCACGGCGAGCCCGGCATCTCTGGTCCTCTCGGTGAACCCCTCCGGCAGGTAGCTCAGCGGGTCGTCGCCGTGGGTCGTCGTCCCAAAGTAGCTTGCGCTGCTGTCCTTGTCGTTGGGGAACCGCACGACCCACAGGAACCTCTGCCCGCTGGCTTCCAGCCCGGCCGCCATCTCAGCGGTCTGCACGGtagacagggtgccgccgctgccgaaACACACGTATAAGACTGACCCGTCCGGCTGCCCGTCAAGCCACCGCATGCAGTGGTGCTTGGCCGCTTCGTCGGAGAACGACCGGACGAACGGGCCCACCGCGTAGGCCGGAGGGTACACACCCTTGTCGGAAAGCTCTTTGAACGTCTCCAGAGTCTCGTGCTCCATGGCGTCGAAGGTGTTGACGATGAAACCGTCGGCTTGAAGGTAGTCGAGGCCCAGGTCGATCACGAGGGGATACACTGGGTTGGAGCGGTCCTGGACGGGCTCTACGAGGTCGGCTCCATGCAGCGGCAGGCACCCCGGGAGGACGACGGGCTCCGGGAGGTCGCGGCACTCGCAGGTGGTTGTCCTGGCGAGCTCCGGTGTGTAAAGCAGCGTGACCAGCGACATGAGGTTCGAGGTGAAGAAGACGTAATGCGGCACGCCGAGCTCTTGGGCAACGGCGAGCGCCGCAGGGCAGAGCATGTCGGTCAAGAAGACTGTGACACCGGCGGGGGCGTCGAGGAGGGAGCGGAGCAGCGCGCGGAGGTGCGGCAGCGTGCGTCTCACGACAGTTAGGATGCGCGTCACGATGTGCGCATCGGCGGGGAGGTCGTCGAGGGACACCTCGGGGAGCGCGGTGGTGGAGAGACGTGGCGGGAGGGAGGCGAGAGCGGAGGAGTGCGTTGGCGAGGAGAGGTTGCTGTAGGTGACGATCGTGGTGGTGAAGCCGTGGTGCGCGGCGAGGCGCGTGGCGAGCTCGGCCACCGGGCCGACGTGCCCTGCGCCGGGGCTGGTGAGCACGACGACGTGCGGGGCATGCACCTCTGCCATGTCAGCTAGCCCAGCTAGTAATAAACCAGCTGCttaggaggtggtggtggaagtATCTCGGTATGTATTCGTGTTGCTTAATTACCCTGTGTGCATGCCACTACGCTGCGTCCATGCTTATAGGATTTTGTCTAAAGAATAAGTCTAGTTTACCCCTAAAATGTTTAACAGGTCCAAACTCTTGAACTATAAAAACGGATATTTAACACCGTGAACTTACAAAGCTAGATCCAGTGGCGGAGCCGGAATTTTGGATTGGGTATTCCCAAGCCAAAAGAAAGTGTccaatcaaaaaatataaaacattcAAAATAGCATAAATTAAAAGCACATATTGTTCAAACTAAAGATACCcatgaaaaaagagaaattacAGAATATTTaatgaaaattacaatttaattttaactttgtgttccttCATAGCTTAGAAGCGATTGATAATATCATTGTCCTTAACTTGTAAAAAGATCTCACGCTCAATAAATATGACCAAACAATCATTCAAGTATTGATCCCCATCCTATTTCTCAACTTGTTCTTCACATAATTTATTGAGGAAAATACTCTCTCAATACTAGCCGTAGATACGGAAAGTATTAGCACCAATTTAAAAAGCTTGTACATAACATCATATTTGATGTGCttctttgtttcaacaagcATAATAGAAAGGTCAGCAAGATTCTTCTCTTTTCTAAAACTTTCATCTCTACGCATATCAGTAACAAAGAGTTGAAATTGAAAAGGAAGATAATTCAACTCCGAGCTTGAGAAATCATTAGGATAAAATTGAGCAAGCTTAACCAATTTGGCTTTATCATAAGCAACAAATGAATCAGCAGGATTGAATGATGCCATGCAAAGAAGCAAATATGTGTTTACCTCATCAAATCTCTCATTAAGCTCTCGAAGTTGCCTATCAATGACACTTAAGAACATGTCAACATGGAAACGATGTAAATTTTTGACTTTTGTAAAGAATCTCCTATCTCTTCCAACCGGTTTGTAGAAACTATCCATATTAGCAATTTTGATTCCATGCTTAACACAAAAAGAATTGACATCTTCAAGAAAATCATCCCATCCAGGATCCTCCCGCAATTGTTGCAATTGAATCTTTGTCAAGAAAATGAGATCTACTGCATTAACAATATCTTGATCCCTCTTCTGCAAAGCATGATTTAAGTCATTTGTGTACCCAAGAATAGTTTGCATCAAGTGTGCCATGAAAATAAACTCAAATGACTTAAATGTTGTCAACATTGTTTGTGCATTTATAGAATCCGTGCCTTGAGAGCGGTCTTTACCGACCCTTATAAGAACTTTCAGGATTGAAGGATACAAAGAGATAACACGCATAACTATTTTATAGTGAGATCCCCAACGAGTATCTCTGGTTTGCCTAAACCCATCTCTTAATTCAACCCCTTTCCAGTTTCACAGGCACCCAGCTCTAATTCTTGTATAATTCTTTGAGCTTGTGCTACTCGAAGCATTTGTGTCTTCTTACAAGAATTCCCAATAACAGACAACAAAAATCTAAGCTGCTCAAAGAACCAAATACAATATGGGTTTTCCTTAGCAACTGCCACGAGAGTTAACTGAAGTTGATGTGCAAAGCAATGTATATAATAAGCAGAAGGACACTCATCTATAATTAATTTCTTTAGACCATTAACATGATCTTTCATGTTACTAGCTCCATCATAGCCTTGCCCATGTACCATAGATAAACTCAATGAATGATCCATAAGCAATGACTCTATTGCAGTTTTAAGTGTCAAATAAGTAATGTTTTCAACATGGACAACACCAAGAAACCACTCAACTACCCTTCCCTTTTTGTCAACATAACGCAAATAAAAAGCCAACTGTTCTTTTTGGTACACATCACTAGATTCATCGGCAAGTATTGCAAAAGTAGTCACCACCAAGGTCTTTCATAATAAGTCTAGTAGTTTCTTTGGCACAACTATTGATGATATCTCTTTGTATTTGGGGGGCAGTCAATTTACAGTTCTTTGGAGCATTCTTCAAAACCACCTTGCCAACTCCTTAAAAATTTCCTCCTAGCCAATTTAATAGCTCAAGGAAATTTCCTCTGTTAAGTGAATTTTCACATTCATCATGCACACGATAAGCCAAACCTTAATGCAAAAGAAACTTCAAGCATTTAAGTGAATAGGTCAAACGTGACATATACAGAACCTTCTGATTTTTGGTGGTGGAAGAAAAGTTCTCAACAATTGTTGCTTTAGGTGTAGTGAAGGAATTATATTTCTCTTGAGCAAAATTATGAAAACTAGTCATACCACCACAATGTTTTTCAATCCTCTTTCTCATGTGCCAATTCCTAAATCCTCCTTTCACAAAAACATCTCCACCAGAACAATTAGTTATGCTTGAATAAATAGCAGACAAAACAGAATGCAGCATCTAATTCCACACTATATTCAAGCCAACTGAAGTCATCAAACCAAGTAGCAACAAAGCTTCGTGGTTTACCTCCAATATTCCTTATAGGAAAATCATGACCCCGTGGTTGATATGGCCCCAATGCAATATATTCCCTTATCATAGAATTTCGTTCATTGACAACATAGCCTTTGATGGGAATCCTCTTTCCAGGATCATGAAAAAGAAAGTCAATATCATAAATAGCTTCATCACTTGATTCATACTCTGATTCATCACCATCTCTGATAGGGGACAAAGGGGAATGTTCTGTCTCAGGTTCATTGCTTGCTATCTCGGGTTCTATTGGTTCAACCACTTCCCTTGCTACCAGAGCGTCATTGGTTCTTATGTCAGGCTCAACGGAAGGGGTACTTTGATTCTGAGTTTGACTCTTAATGGTAATCAGCTGTGGCAGCATACTTTGATTCTGAGCTTGACTCTCAATGGTAATCAGTTGTGATGTCAATATGGACTCTACCTTATGTGTCTTTGCAACTCTTTCCCATACAGATTTCAAATCAACTAATTCCTTCTTCATTTTTCAAAGCTCTAAGATATACATTAAAAACATACACAATTACACACCTCAAAACTAGATTCCTATATCAATTGTGCAAGAAAATTAGAAATTGTGGATTTGGAATTTTGGATTGTCCTCACCACTCACCAGTTAGCACTTAGCAGTGTTGCCGCTGTGCCTGTGCCAGTGTGCTTGCCGGCCTGTGCTTGCGCGGTGCTGGCCTGCGGCTGTGCAGCTGCGCCTGCTGGCTTGCAGCCTGCATGCGTGGTGCTGCGGTCGCATGCAGCCTAAGCCTCGAGCCCCGACGCCGACGACTGACTCCATTGCAGGCTGCAGCCTTGCGCCCTTGCAAGCCTGGCTGCCTGCCACCTAGGTGCTACGCGCGGCGCGCTTGCATGGTGCTGGCGCCTGGTGACCTAGTGTGCTGCAGGCTGCAGGTCTGCTGCCTGCAGTAGTGCAACCGCGCGCAACGCGCGTCGAGCCCCAAGCTGGCGAGCTTCCATCTACCGCATGCCGTCTACCGAGGCCCAAGTGCCGACTCCGAGCTGCCGAGTGCCGAGTGCTGTCTGCACCTTGCGCGCAGCGCACGGCTGCCGGCAGCCAGCGGGTGTGTTGCGTCTAGGGCTCTAGGCGGGTTAGGGTGATGGTGAAACTCAGAATGGGGAATTGGGATTGAGAGATGtcaaacagagagagagagccaagAGGCAAGAGCCCGACTGTCCGAGAGGAATCGAGTGAGAGATTGATAGGAGTCAGGAGAGGCAATGGCCCATGGACTGTTAGTGGGTTGAATGGGCTGCTAGGCTATTTGCTTGTTGGTCTGTTTCTTCGAGTTTGTGCTGGGACAAGAAGGTAAGAAAGGGAAAATTTGGCCCAACATAAgctatacacatgtatataccATATTACCATACACATACTcgattttttttaccaaaattGTTGAGTATTCCTGGGAATACccatgcatcaacataggtccGTCCGTGGCTAGATCCACCTTGAGTCAATTTTGGAGGATGGATTTTATTATTGGGCCTATTTATATCTCACCCAAGTGATTTAAAAGAAAATCTCACCCGTATTTTTAACCATTAGATCTAAGATCTATGGCTTAAACTTGCATCAGATGATAGCAGTAACAAAAATTCAGGTGAGAGTGAGGTGGTTCCCACCCGAATTTTTTTCATTACACCACTATCActtaaaaattacataaaaattTGACTGTAATTTTCGTGTAAAGTAGTTGTAACTTTAATGTAAGCTAACTATAAttgatataaaatttgtatGTATGAGTAGTATAAAAAGATTAGGATAAGGAGAGAGAGGCTGAATTTTCAAAAGGCTAACCATCCAACACAAATCTTGACACAGATCTAATAAATAAAAATTCGGGTGAGACCATCCCTTGATTTTCCCAGGTGAGATATAGCAAAGCTGTTATTATTTGAGCTAAAAAGAGATATGGTTTTGCCAGGTGGGTGACACCTATGACAAAATACTATTAttaggagagaaagaaaatgctAAATCTTTCTCAAGCATTGCAATGGCATCTCTTATTTTAGTCGAAATCAGCAACACACACTCTCTAAATTGACCTGATTTTATAAGTTCAGTGGGTTAATATATTTGGTTCTTTAGTTCAGGAGGTGCTTCTTTAAAGATTTTAAGGGTAAACTTTTGTTTATAAAAGAAGGTTTATGTATAAGGTTGTCTTCCTGCTTCACATTACTTCCCAACCATGTGTCATGGCAGAGATGAAGATTGACACTACAAAAGTACAAACTAGTCGTACTCAAATGTTCATTCACTCGAGACAAATTTTCAAAGCAGTTGCGTGCAGATATCTTTCTCGTTGTCTATTCACTAGACACGT is a genomic window of Phragmites australis chromosome 17, lpPhrAust1.1, whole genome shotgun sequence containing:
- the LOC133897829 gene encoding hydroquinone glucosyltransferase-like; protein product: MAEVHAPHVVVLTSPGAGHVGPVAELATRLAAHHGFTTTIVTYSNLSSPTHSSALASLPPRLSTTALPEVSLDDLPADAHIVTRILTVVRRTLPHLRALLRSLLDAPAGVTVFLTDMLCPAALAVAQELGVPHYVFFTSNLMSLVTLLYTPELARTTTCECRDLPEPVVLPGCLPLHGADLVEPVQDRSNPVYPLVIDLGLDYLQADGFIVNTFDAMEHETLETFKELSDKGVYPPAYAVGPFVRSFSDEAAKHHCMRWLDGQPDGSVLYVCFGSGGTLSTVQTAEMAAGLEASGQRFLWVVRFPNDKDSSASYFGTTTHGDDPLSYLPEGFTERTRDAGLAVPQWAPQVEILDHCAVGGFLSHCGWNSALEAVAAGVPLLAWPLFAEQRMNAVKLSSEHVGLALRVRAREDGVVPREGVAAMARELMVGEKGAAARKKARELRAEAQKASVPGGPAHQMLAAVANTWKCAAGPAVGDGGV
- the LOC133897436 gene encoding uncharacterized protein LOC133897436 — encoded protein: MKKELVDLKSVWERVAKTHKVESILTSQLITIESQAQNQSMLPQLITIKSQTQNQSTPSVEPDIRTNDALVAREVVEPIEPEIASNEPETEHSPLSPIRDGDESEYESSDEAIYDIDFLFHDPGKRIPIKGYVVNERNSMIREYIALGPYQPRGHDFPIRNIGEEGSRYC